Below is a window of Staphylococcus succinus DNA.
TATAAAATTTCTTCAACATAAGGTCTTGTGTTGTTTTATATCGGAAAAATTATTTACAACTTATGAATAAATGCTAAGTGTCTTTATTTATAAGTTGTTCAAATGCTTCACGAACTTGTGATACAGATAAGCCGACAATCACTTGAACATTCTGACCACTCTTTACCAAACCATGTGCGCCGCCAGATGTTTTAAAGTAACTGTCATTTTTGACCTTTTCAGGATCTTTTACAGTAACACGTAACCTTGTCGCACAATTTGTTACATCGATGATATTACGCTTACCGCCCAAACCTTCTAAATACACATTTGCCTTTTCAACGTATTCATTTTCTGATGTTTGTTGATTTTCATTATTATGTTTCTTATTCGATTTATAGTCTTTTTTCGTATACAATTTTGTGTCGATATCTTCTTTTTCTCTACCCGGCATCGGTATATCAAATTTCAATATAATCCATCTAAATAGATAATAATATATAAATATGAAAAGAATACCTATTACAAACTGAGCGATATATGTCCCCCAATGTGTCCCAAATAGTGGAATCCAATTCGTAGCGGCTATTTCAATAAAACCGCCTCCTAAATTTCCTACTAATCCGAACATATTCATAATTGTAACCATTGTCGCACCTAATATAGCATGAATTAAAAATAAAAATGGTGCTACAAAAATAAAGGTAAATTCTAAAGGTTCTGTTATACCTGCAAAAACTGCTGTTAATGTTGCTGCAATTAATAGCGCGCCGACTTCTTTCTTTTTATGTGCTTTCGCCGTAGAATATATCGCTAGCGCAATACCAATAGAACCAAACATTTTAATATTTCCTTGTAGTAAGAAACCACCACCTGGATAGATTTCTTTTAATGGCTTGGTCGTTTTAGAGTATTCAGTAAGATGAGAAATCCAATAAGATTTAACACCTCCGTTCACAACAGCTGGACCATATTCAAATGGCGTATAAATAAAGTGATGTAGTCCTGTTGGAATTAATATTCTTTCTAAAAAATGGAATAACCATACACCAATATAACCAGATGAGGCTAAAAATACTTGTAATGATGCAATCCAATCTTGTACAATTGGCCATCCCCAGCTTGTCAGAAACGCTAACGGAATCATACAAAAGAAAGCAATCATTATAACAAATGGCGATCCTTGAAAAATACCCACAGATTCCGGTAATTTTTTATCATAATATCGATTATGCAGCCAAATCGCAATCCCTGAAATGATAAGTGCACCTATAATATTCGTATCTAAAGTTTTAATACCTGCTAATTCTGTGATTCCTGTTCCTTCACCTGCACTACCTTTAAAATCAACGCCAAAAGTAGGTCCCCATGTGCTTAATATGCCATTAATAAAATAATTAAACATTAAATAAGTAACTACGGATGACATGACAGCATGTCCTGCTGATTTTTTAGCAAGCGATATCGGTAATCCAATCACAAAAATAAGTTCAATATTTTCAAATAATGTCCAACCACCATTTTCAATTAACGACCATATTTGATACCACAAACTATGGCTATCAGCCAATTTTCCCATAATTGCCTCATTTTTAAAAAGTGTTGCGATACCAATGATAATACCAAAGAAAGGAAACAATAAAACTGGCACAATCATTGCACCACCAAATCTACGTATTGCTCCTCCAAATTTACGTGCTATATTCATAAAATCACCTTTTCGTTCGGTATTTTGAAAACGCTTTCTTAAAGTGATAATATGCCTAATTCACTTCTAGTTCAATGTTCGCTCAACATTTAGAGAAAAGATATCGAGGAATGATTTCTTTTTCACTAAATGGTAAATTTTCCAGTCTTTCACTACTTTGTTCTCATAAATAATTTCAACGCTTTTTAAAACCAAAAAAACAGTATTCTAATATTGCTACTAGAATACTGTTTCCTTATTATTGTCCGTTATATATATTAAATTCTAGTGGTTTTACTTCGTTTTCTATCCATTCATCATAAATCAAGCGCTTATTAATATCACTATTGATAATTGTGATACCACAATCGCCGCCGCCTGCACCAGACGTTTTAGCTGCGCCACCATATTTTTCAGCAACTGAACACAACACTTTTAAATGTGATGTTTCTATATCAATCGTAGCCTCTTTATCCATAGATTGTATAATTTCACGATTCAAGCGGATCATTTGCTGTACACCTTTAATATGATTCGTTTTAAACGCATGAATCAACTTTTCGACACATGCATGTGATCGTTCCAAGAATTTACCATAAAATGTAGGATCTGACTTCAAACGTTTAACTTCACTCACAAGATGATGAGATGAAGCTGGAGAACCAGTCCAACCAATAAGTACTTCCATGTTCTCAGGTGCCTGCAAAGGTTCAATATGAAGACCTGGCCAATTTTTCTTTAGCACTTCATTTACTGAAGTATCTTCTATTTGTTGTGAGACCCATTCATGATCAAAGGTGCTATATGCTAACCAACCTGTATAGACACTTACAGCAATATCTCCGCATGAGCTTAAGCTTTGTAGTTTCATATTAGCGATAACAGCAAGTTTATAGATATAGAGATTCGACAAATGCGTATCATAAAATTCATTTAACACTTTAACAACTGATACTAAGACTGCTGCACTTGAACCCAAACCATATTTATGACCGTTTGCATCGTCTAAATTACTATCAATCGTTAAATTAAAATGTTTTAGATGAATCTGGTTACTACGAACATATTGTTCAAATACTTCTATTGCTGTAATTACATATTTTAACTGTTTGGCTGCATGTACATCTGAGACTACAATTTTGTCTTCATTTCTTTGAAATGTTACAGGCTCATGATGTAAAGTCTTAGAATGTATAGTGCCATGGATTGCATTTGATTCTTCTATTGAAGCTGTTACAAAACGGTCTACTGCAATTAACACAGATTTATATCCAGGTTCAGTAACCGCGTATTCACCTGCAATATAAAGCTTTCCTGGTGCTTTTACTTGAATCATTTTATCTCTTCCTTATTCAATAATTTCAACGCCTGTACGTGTGATATCACTTGCAATCACTTGTTCTTCATCGAATGATTTATGTAGCGCATCTATTACAGCTTTTTGATTTTTCTTTTCCACTAGTATTTTAACATTGGGTCCAGCATCCATTGTAAAGTAACAAGGGTAGCCAGCTTCTCGACATTGATGAACAATTTCCATCACTTGATAACTATCACTTACCATATAAGTAAATGGTGGTTGTGCTCCTAAATTCGTAGCATGCATTCTTAAACCATTTGCTTCAATCACTTCACCTAATTGCGCAAAATCTTTTTGTTTGATTGCATGTTTAACTGCCGTTATATCTTCATCTACATGATCTAACCAATATTGATAGAAACGTGATGTATCACGTGTTAAAGACATACCGGTGCGGCTTGAAACTTTTTTCGACTTATTATTTATCACAACAAAAATCATCGCTAAATCATCTTCCCAATGGTCTGCCTCAATAGGAAAACTGTATGATGTCTTATCATTATGCCCTTTTTCCCATTCCACAAAACCACCAAAAATACTTCTAGATGCCGATCCAGAGCCCCTACGTGCGAGTCTAGATAAATCTTTATCTGTTAATTCTAAATTTAAAGCTTCATTACAGGCTGCTGCTAATGCAGCGTATGCACTTGCTGAAGATGCTAAACCTGCTGCTGTGGGAACAAAATTATCACTTTCAATATATGCATACATTGAAGTGCCACCTTGTTCTCGCACGATATTCATGAATTTGTTTATTTTAGTCGCTTCACTTTCATTTACAGCTTCTCCATTTAAAATAAGTGTATCTTTTGTATAGCGTTCATCAAATGTAACTTTTGTTTCTGTATAAAAGCGATCTAATGTCACAGATAAACTATTATTCATTGGAATAATGTAAGTTTCATCCGCTTTCCCCCAATATTTAATCAATGCAATATTTGTATGCGCACGTGCTTTACCACTATTAACCAATGTCATTAACCTCCTAAATATTCAATCCATGTATGATGTGCGCCTAAGCTCTGTGCGCTTTGTGCGATTTTTTCAGCAATTTCTAAATTTGTAGCAAGTACAATCATGCTACCACCACGTCCACCGCCTGTTAGTTTTCCAGCGATTGCACCTTGTTTTATACTTGCTTCAAGTAATGTTTCAATTTTATCATGGCTTACTGTTAAAGTTCTTAAATTATCTTGGCACAGATTGAAGATTGTAGCTAATTTTTCAAAGTTATGGTGCTCGATTGCATCACTTGCTTCAAAGACAAGTTTTCCAATGTGTTCCACATATTGCAGATACATTTCGTCTTCTTTACATAAATTATGAACATCTTCTACAGCTTGTTTTGTAGAACCACGTACACCTGTATCAATTACAACCATATATCCATTTAATTCCAAAGGTTTTAACATGG
It encodes the following:
- a CDS encoding alpha-glucoside-specific PTS transporter subunit IIBC, with product MNIARKFGGAIRRFGGAMIVPVLLFPFFGIIIGIATLFKNEAIMGKLADSHSLWYQIWSLIENGGWTLFENIELIFVIGLPISLAKKSAGHAVMSSVVTYLMFNYFINGILSTWGPTFGVDFKGSAGEGTGITELAGIKTLDTNIIGALIISGIAIWLHNRYYDKKLPESVGIFQGSPFVIMIAFFCMIPLAFLTSWGWPIVQDWIASLQVFLASSGYIGVWLFHFLERILIPTGLHHFIYTPFEYGPAVVNGGVKSYWISHLTEYSKTTKPLKEIYPGGGFLLQGNIKMFGSIGIALAIYSTAKAHKKKEVGALLIAATLTAVFAGITEPLEFTFIFVAPFLFLIHAILGATMVTIMNMFGLVGNLGGGFIEIAATNWIPLFGTHWGTYIAQFVIGILFIFIYYYLFRWIILKFDIPMPGREKEDIDTKLYTKKDYKSNKKHNNENQQTSENEYVEKANVYLEGLGGKRNIIDVTNCATRLRVTVKDPEKVKNDSYFKTSGGAHGLVKSGQNVQVIVGLSVSQVREAFEQLINKDT
- a CDS encoding phosphomevalonate kinase, with the protein product MIQVKAPGKLYIAGEYAVTEPGYKSVLIAVDRFVTASIEESNAIHGTIHSKTLHHEPVTFQRNEDKIVVSDVHAAKQLKYVITAIEVFEQYVRSNQIHLKHFNLTIDSNLDDANGHKYGLGSSAAVLVSVVKVLNEFYDTHLSNLYIYKLAVIANMKLQSLSSCGDIAVSVYTGWLAYSTFDHEWVSQQIEDTSVNEVLKKNWPGLHIEPLQAPENMEVLIGWTGSPASSHHLVSEVKRLKSDPTFYGKFLERSHACVEKLIHAFKTNHIKGVQQMIRLNREIIQSMDKEATIDIETSHLKVLCSVAEKYGGAAKTSGAGGGDCGITIINSDINKRLIYDEWIENEVKPLEFNIYNGQ
- the mvaD gene encoding diphosphomevalonate decarboxylase, with the protein product MVNSGKARAHTNIALIKYWGKADETYIIPMNNSLSVTLDRFYTETKVTFDERYTKDTLILNGEAVNESEATKINKFMNIVREQGGTSMYAYIESDNFVPTAAGLASSASAYAALAAACNEALNLELTDKDLSRLARRGSGSASRSIFGGFVEWEKGHNDKTSYSFPIEADHWEDDLAMIFVVINNKSKKVSSRTGMSLTRDTSRFYQYWLDHVDEDITAVKHAIKQKDFAQLGEVIEANGLRMHATNLGAQPPFTYMVSDSYQVMEIVHQCREAGYPCYFTMDAGPNVKILVEKKNQKAVIDALHKSFDEEQVIASDITRTGVEIIE